A portion of the Pseudomonas sp. PSE14 genome contains these proteins:
- a CDS encoding YceK/YidQ family lipoprotein, whose translation MILRSMVALLIAAGVAGCGSVRTLSSDNVAKVGDLDLGGTACGDKLPRVYGGVVYNVCVLSGDGHRRGGALYRFGLMEYPAPVIDMGLSAVADTLVLPYTLYRQNRDGDIQMLRE comes from the coding sequence ATGATCCTTCGCTCGATGGTTGCACTGCTGATCGCGGCGGGTGTGGCGGGTTGCGGGTCGGTACGGACGCTATCCAGCGACAACGTCGCCAAGGTCGGTGATCTGGATCTCGGGGGAACGGCGTGTGGCGACAAGCTGCCGCGAGTTTACGGTGGTGTCGTCTACAACGTTTGCGTGTTGAGCGGTGATGGTCATCGGCGAGGCGGGGCGCTCTATCGCTTCGGCCTGATGGAGTATCCGGCGCCAGTCATTGATATGGGCTTGTCCGCAGTGGCCGATACCCTGGTGCTGCCCTATACCCTGTACCGCCAGAATCGGGACGGCGACATTCAGATGCTCCGCGAATAG